A stretch of Campylobacter gracilis DNA encodes these proteins:
- a CDS encoding EthD domain-containing protein: MFKITMLVKRAPGITQQEFVAHWAAHSQKVLVNQKGLNIVRYAKTMPIFIEGQSTKRETAAFNYDAMGELWYESVQAFADARNSEAARAVLAELMADEARFCDMKNSVMWFGEEEAVIEFEH, from the coding sequence ATGTTTAAGATCACGATGTTAGTAAAAAGGGCACCGGGTATCACGCAGCAGGAGTTTGTGGCACACTGGGCGGCGCATTCGCAAAAGGTTTTGGTTAATCAAAAGGGGCTAAATATCGTCCGCTATGCAAAAACTATGCCTATCTTTATCGAGGGACAGAGCACCAAGCGCGAGACGGCAGCGTTTAACTACGATGCGATGGGTGAGCTGTGGTATGAGAGCGTGCAAGCGTTTGCGGATGCGCGAAACAGCGAGGCGGCGCGAGCGGTGCTAGCGGAGCTGATGGCGGATGAGGCGAGGTTTTGCGATATGAAAAACTCCGTGATGTGGTTCGGCGAGGAGGAGGCTGTGATAGAGTTTGAGCACTAG
- a CDS encoding tetratricopeptide repeat protein — MKILASITALIVAAYLLAQIFFPQGVSFVGCGIGRANSCEDYGTYLLEERDYEAAKKPFEKACEAGLENSCAIAGDLYYDEQNLYKTTKDKGKSARFYSKACELGAAKACYNAAIISYKNADKKNTFAFFAKSCDLGLGEGCLNAAVASYEEKDYQGALKFFLKSCDAALAEGCQRVGLAYSKKEFGEPDLDKAMIYYDKACKLGAEFSCNVVAAMNKINASEANATK, encoded by the coding sequence ATGAAAATTTTAGCGTCGATTACCGCACTAATCGTAGCAGCCTACTTGCTCGCGCAGATATTTTTCCCGCAGGGGGTCTCGTTTGTCGGATGCGGCATCGGTAGGGCTAATTCGTGCGAAGACTATGGAACATATTTGCTTGAGGAGCGCGATTATGAGGCGGCAAAAAAGCCATTTGAAAAAGCTTGTGAAGCGGGGCTAGAAAATAGCTGTGCTATCGCGGGGGATTTATATTACGACGAGCAAAATTTATATAAAACTACGAAAGATAAGGGCAAGTCCGCGCGGTTTTATTCCAAAGCGTGCGAGCTGGGAGCCGCCAAAGCTTGCTACAACGCCGCGATAATCTCTTATAAAAATGCGGATAAGAAAAATACATTTGCGTTTTTTGCCAAATCATGCGATTTGGGACTAGGCGAGGGCTGCTTAAATGCTGCGGTCGCTAGCTACGAAGAAAAAGACTATCAGGGCGCTCTTAAGTTTTTCCTCAAATCTTGCGATGCTGCTTTGGCAGAGGGATGCCAAAGGGTCGGGCTAGCGTATTCAAAGAAGGAATTTGGCGAGCCGGATCTGGATAAAGCGATGATCTACTACGACAAGGCTTGCAAACTGGGGGCGGAGTTTAGCTGCAACGTAGTAGCTGCGATGAATAAAATAAATGCAAGCGAGGCTAATGCTACTAAATAG
- a CDS encoding FAD-linked oxidase C-terminal domain-containing protein yields MNSAAQAFFTNLLGADNAYFDEAHRTAYCYDATKRRCLPDGVLFPRSEDDVSQILKFCNENLIPIVPRGAGSGFTGGSLAANGGVILAFEKHMNKILEIDMQNLLAVVQPGCINIDLQKAAAVRGLFYPPDPASQDYSTLGGNVAENSGGMRAAKYGITKDYVMALRAVLPNGEVIRAGKRTIKDVAGFNVAGILIASEGALAIITEITLKLIPMPKLKKTAMGVFPSVDAAMNAVYKTMAAGITPVAMEFLDALCIAAVEEKFHKGLPRDAGAILICETDGNLEAVLLEELALIKEIFVQNGASDFRIAESEEERAGIWFARRNCSQAINIYGTLKLNEDITVPRSQLPELLRRIARIGDKYGVRVPCFGHTGDGNVHTNVMVADKKDEAQVRRGHDAITEIFKAAVGLGGTLSGEHGIGLSKAEFMPLAFSAAEMELFRAIKRAFDPKGILNPGKMGL; encoded by the coding sequence ATGAATAGTGCCGCGCAAGCGTTTTTTACAAATCTATTAGGTGCGGATAATGCCTATTTTGACGAGGCTCATCGTACGGCATACTGCTACGACGCGACGAAAAGACGCTGCCTGCCGGACGGCGTGCTTTTCCCGCGAAGTGAGGACGATGTCAGTCAAATTTTAAAATTCTGCAACGAAAATTTAATCCCCATAGTTCCAAGAGGCGCAGGTAGCGGTTTTACGGGTGGATCTTTAGCCGCAAACGGTGGAGTGATTTTGGCATTTGAAAAACATATGAATAAAATTCTAGAAATCGACATGCAAAATCTACTCGCCGTAGTCCAACCCGGCTGCATAAATATCGATCTGCAAAAAGCAGCTGCAGTGCGCGGGCTTTTTTATCCGCCCGATCCCGCAAGCCAGGATTATTCCACGCTAGGAGGCAATGTCGCCGAAAACTCCGGTGGCATGCGCGCCGCAAAATACGGCATCACCAAAGACTACGTAATGGCACTGCGTGCGGTACTGCCTAATGGAGAGGTGATCCGAGCGGGCAAACGCACTATCAAAGATGTCGCAGGCTTCAACGTGGCAGGAATTTTAATCGCAAGCGAAGGCGCGCTTGCCATCATCACCGAAATCACGCTCAAACTAATCCCGATGCCAAAGCTTAAAAAGACTGCGATGGGCGTCTTTCCTAGCGTAGATGCGGCAATGAATGCCGTGTATAAGACGATGGCTGCCGGTATCACGCCCGTGGCGATGGAATTTTTAGACGCGCTGTGTATAGCCGCGGTCGAGGAGAAATTTCACAAAGGCTTGCCAAGGGATGCGGGCGCGATTTTGATCTGCGAAACCGACGGCAATTTAGAAGCAGTGCTTTTGGAGGAGCTCGCACTCATAAAAGAAATTTTCGTTCAAAACGGCGCGAGCGACTTTCGCATCGCAGAAAGCGAAGAGGAGCGCGCGGGCATTTGGTTTGCGAGACGCAACTGCTCGCAGGCGATCAATATCTACGGCACGCTTAAGCTAAATGAGGACATCACCGTCCCGCGCTCGCAGCTGCCCGAGCTACTGCGCCGTATCGCGCGCATCGGCGATAAATACGGCGTGCGCGTGCCCTGTTTCGGGCACACGGGCGACGGCAATGTCCACACCAACGTCATGGTCGCCGACAAAAAAGATGAAGCTCAAGTGCGACGCGGACATGACGCAATCACCGAAATTTTCAAAGCTGCAGTTGGTCTTGGCGGTACGCTCAGCGGCGAGCACGGCATCGGGCTAAGTAAGGCGGAATTTATGCCGCTAGCTTTTAGCGCAGCAGAGATGGAGCTATTTCGCGCGATCAAAAGGGCGTTCGATCCAAAAGGCATCTTAAATCCCGGAAAAATGGGGCTTTAA
- a CDS encoding plasminogen-binding N-terminal domain-containing protein has product MKKALLILGLFLSAATGAEFNMPRYETALLSVADGSGEITDSPTIAVGSSGVVMHNFGSGASSIIARAVVTQKSAGKAKVRFEVFDMLAQEALPLPKILPSSGDKVILNFLYNRAIIVAPNAEIYEQVIKAFPNINFIHPDLGGAYLSYNHKPNPSRDDFRKICAQNSAGLIFIAMDKQGVFADCGSFKPLRTFASGSVAYYQLPFYSRVGEIKTVIWDFTNGPISDYDKHYRYLLGLDGDE; this is encoded by the coding sequence TTGAAAAAAGCTTTACTTATTTTAGGTCTATTTTTAAGCGCGGCGACAGGGGCGGAATTTAACATGCCGCGATACGAAACCGCCCTACTTAGCGTAGCGGATGGTTCGGGCGAGATCACAGATAGCCCTACGATTGCCGTAGGTAGCAGCGGAGTGGTGATGCATAATTTCGGTAGCGGCGCAAGCTCCATCATCGCGCGCGCAGTCGTGACGCAAAAAAGCGCAGGCAAGGCGAAGGTGCGATTTGAGGTCTTTGATATGTTAGCTCAAGAGGCGCTGCCACTGCCTAAAATTTTACCCTCAAGCGGCGATAAAGTGATCTTAAATTTCCTCTATAACCGCGCCATAATCGTCGCACCTAACGCTGAAATTTACGAGCAGGTTATCAAGGCTTTTCCGAATATAAATTTTATCCACCCAGATCTTGGCGGCGCCTATCTTAGCTACAACCACAAGCCAAATCCCAGCCGCGACGATTTTCGTAAAATTTGCGCGCAAAACAGCGCCGGACTGATTTTTATCGCGATGGATAAACAAGGCGTATTTGCCGACTGCGGTAGTTTCAAGCCTTTGCGTACGTTTGCTAGCGGCAGTGTGGCTTATTATCAGCTGCCATTTTACTCGCGCGTGGGCGAGATAAAGACCGTCATTTGGGATTTTACTAACGGCCCGATCAGCGATTACGACAAGCACTACCGCTATTTGCTGGGCTTAGACGGCGATGAATAG
- a CDS encoding peptidoglycan DD-metalloendopeptidase family protein produces the protein MTRIFILLFLWIGVVFANNPSVEKFAWPDGVSLLQFMETAGIPASVYYDLDKEDQELAAEVRAGVECQILRDPAGRVSQLLIPVSEELQIHIYRDKFGTFRFVYTPIVYEENSYSLGIQIESSPYQDIIKATGNAALANEFMLVFKNEVNFKKLQKGDRLVILYEQKTRLGKPFGGVNITAGMIEENKKPKSLYFFDDKYYDRSGKKVESFLLITPLVYTRISSYFTPKRFHPILKRYRAHLGVDYAAPKGTRVNAAGAGKISFVGRKNGYGNTVEINHGGGISTLYAHLSGFASGTKAGVSVKQGQLIAYVGSTGLSSGPHLHFGLYKNKQAIDPLKVVKIEKTNVISAEELKFKALVKDMDARMAAAKDGSKNPAKFENYESLITIN, from the coding sequence ATGACTAGAATTTTTATATTGCTTTTTCTGTGGATAGGCGTAGTTTTTGCGAACAACCCCAGCGTAGAGAAGTTTGCCTGGCCAGATGGCGTGAGTCTTCTGCAATTTATGGAAACTGCGGGCATCCCCGCATCTGTATATTACGACCTGGATAAAGAAGACCAAGAGCTTGCCGCTGAGGTGCGCGCGGGCGTGGAGTGTCAAATTTTACGTGATCCAGCAGGTCGCGTCTCCCAGCTGTTAATCCCCGTCAGTGAGGAGCTTCAGATCCACATATACCGCGATAAATTCGGCACTTTTAGATTCGTTTATACTCCGATAGTTTATGAGGAAAACAGCTACTCTTTAGGAATTCAGATCGAAAGCTCGCCCTATCAAGACATCATCAAAGCTACGGGCAATGCAGCTTTAGCGAATGAGTTTATGCTTGTTTTTAAAAACGAGGTAAATTTTAAAAAGCTGCAAAAGGGCGATAGGCTCGTGATTCTATACGAGCAAAAAACGCGCCTTGGCAAGCCTTTTGGCGGAGTAAATATCACCGCAGGAATGATCGAGGAAAATAAAAAGCCCAAATCGCTATATTTTTTCGACGATAAATACTATGACCGAAGCGGTAAAAAGGTCGAATCTTTTCTACTAATCACGCCGCTTGTTTATACTAGAATTTCATCCTATTTTACCCCTAAAAGATTTCATCCGATTTTAAAGCGATATCGCGCGCACTTAGGCGTGGATTATGCAGCTCCCAAAGGCACTAGGGTAAATGCAGCAGGGGCGGGCAAGATTAGCTTCGTAGGGCGTAAAAACGGCTACGGCAATACCGTCGAAATCAATCACGGAGGCGGTATTAGCACGCTTTATGCGCATCTTAGTGGCTTTGCTAGCGGCACAAAAGCAGGCGTTAGCGTCAAGCAAGGTCAGTTAATCGCCTACGTGGGCTCGACCGGGCTTAGTTCGGGACCGCATCTGCACTTCGGACTTTATAAAAATAAGCAGGCGATAGATCCGCTTAAGGTAGTCAAGATTGAAAAAACTAACGTCATAAGCGCTGAGGAACTTAAATTTAAAGCCCTCGTCAAAGATATGGACGCCAGAATGGCTGCGGCTAAAGACGGCTCGAAAAACCCTGCTAAATTTGAAAACTACGAGTCGCTTATCACGATAAATTAA